One genomic window of Arachis stenosperma cultivar V10309 chromosome 10, arast.V10309.gnm1.PFL2, whole genome shotgun sequence includes the following:
- the LOC130956506 gene encoding uncharacterized protein LOC130956506 encodes MEAETVLKLFDSCWFGIQDMKEQEPCSSSSHENTNHQTKEGISESEEPMLLRSQTIHTRSMSDQLGNMTCSMHDDSSSPELDMLPSKLQTILSGKDIMDTEHGERKAQVQVQLEGFPNKKKNNNNTSRGRKKKRRGSKSLSDLEFEELKGFMDLGFVFSEEDKDSSLASILPGLQRLGKKSVKNEEDEEEEDDDDDEEDEENCDKAPVPRPYLSEAWKVHKKKKENPLKNWKVPALNNENDIKDSLKLWAHTVASNVR; translated from the coding sequence atgGAAGCAGAGACAGTGTTGAAGCTCTTTGATTCTTGCTGGTTTGGGATTCAAGACATGAAGGAACAAGAACCTTGTTCATCAAGTTCTCATGAAAACACAAATCATCAAACCAAAGAAGGAATATCAGAATCCGAAGAACCGATGCTTTTGCGCAGCCAAACTATTCATACAAGGTCTATGAGCGACCAATTGGGCAACATGACATGCTCCATGCATGATGATTCTAGTTCCCCAGAGCTTGACATGTTGCCATCAAAGCTTCAAACCATTCTTTCAGGAAAAGATATCATGGACACTGAACATGGTGAAAGGAAAGCACAGGTGCAAGTGCAACTTGAAGGGTTTCCTaataagaagaagaacaacaacaacacaagcagaggaaggaagaagaagagaaggggaAGCAAGAGTTTATCAGACCTTGAATTTGAGGAGCTTAAAGGGTTTATGGATCTTGGCTTTGTTTTCTCAGAGGAAGACAAAGATTCAAGCTTGGCTTCAATCCTTCCTGGTTTGCAAAGGTTAGGGAAGAAGAGTGTCAAGAATGAGgaagatgaggaagaagaagatgatgatgatgatgaagaagatgagGAGAATTGTGATAAGGCTCCAGTTCCAAGACCTTACCTTTCAGAAGCATGGAAGGTacataagaaaaagaaagagaaccCTTTGAAGAATTGGAAGGTTCCTGCTTTgaacaatgaaaatgacattaaaGATAGCCTCAAGTTATGGGCTCACACTGTTGCTTCCAATGTCAGATga
- the LOC130954445 gene encoding pentatricopeptide repeat-containing protein At3g62470, mitochondrial-like, which produces MTTSLCNRTSTTSKFQFLNSFCRGHPNGPFHAISATKLRSFHQGRPIGSQRREQVRFPCGSSLPLSRLLHYPLNCTLYHSRSQIPLLLPHPSSLLAPQKELLNSHLNFLLKFPFINNSIGFATLGNGDAVFGVESGIDNDEDDDDDDDGRDFNAESCADPDEVNRVCKVIDELFALDRNMEAVLDECGVKLSHDLVMDVLQRFKHARKPAFRFFWWAGGRPGFAHDSRTYNSMMHILGKTRQFETMVAMLEEMGEKGLLTMETFSIAIKSFAASKERRKAVGVFDLMKKYKFKVDADAINLLLDSLGRAKLGKEAQAVFEKLKGRFMHDLQTYTVLLNGWCRLKNLLEAGRVWNEMIDKGFKPDIVAHNIMLEGLLRCKKKSDAIKLFEIMKAKGPSPNVRSYTIMIQEFCKQKMMGDAEEYFDEMIDRGCQPDTALYTCLITGFGRQRKMDLISDLLKTMKERGCPPDGKTYNALIKVMTSQHMPDDAMRIYKKMTQSGIKPTIHTYNMIMKSYFVTKNYEMGHAIWNEMHHMGCCPDDNSYTVFIGGLIRQGMSGEACRYIEEMIGKGMKAPQLDYNKFAADFSKAGNLSILEELAEKLKIAGKFEVSDVIASWAEMMRKSANRREPTYSVGRFI; this is translated from the coding sequence ATGACTACCTCCCTCTGCAATAGAACATCCACCACCTCAAAGTTTCAATTTTTGAATTCGTTCTGTCGTGGGCACCCCAATGGCCCCTTCCATGCCATCTCCGCCACCAAGCTACGCTCTTTCCATCAGGGACGACCAATTGGATCCCAAAGAAGAGAGCAAGTGCGCTTTCCTTGTGGTAGCTCTCTGCCCTTGTCTCGTTTGCTTCATTATCCTCTTAATTGCACTCTCTATCATTCTCGTTCTCAAATTCCACTTCTTTTGCCACACCCCTCTTCACTTCTTGCTCCACAAAAAGAACTGCTGAATTCCCATCTTAATTTCTTATTAAAGTTTCCGTTTATCAATAATTCTATCGGTTTTGCTACTCTTGGTAATGGTGATGCTGTTTTTGGGGTTGAATCTGGCATtgataatgatgaagatgatgatgatgatgatgatggtagGGATTTTAATGCTGAGTCATGTGCTGATCCAGATGAGGTTAATAGAGTATGCAAGGTGATTGATGAATTGTTTGCATTGGATAGGAACATGGAGGCTGTTCTTGATGAATGTGGGGTTAAGTTGTCACATGATTTGGTTATGGATGTGCTGCAGCGGTTCAAGCATGCAAGGAAGCCGGCATTTCGGTTCTTTTGGTGGGCCGGGGGAAGGCCTGGATTCGCCCATGATTCCAGAACTTATAACTCCATGATGCATATTCTTGGGAAGACCAGACAATTTGAGACGATGGTGGCAATGCTTGAGGAAATGGGGGAGAAGGGCCTTTTGACAATGGAGACTTTCTCCATTGCTATCAAATCCTTTGCTGCCTCAAAGGAGAGGAGAAAAGCTGTTGGGGTCTTTGATCTGATGAAGAAGTACAAGTTTAAAGTGGATGCTGATGCTATTAATTTGTTGCTTGATAGCCTTGGCAGGGCAAAGCTTGGTAAAGAAGCTCAAGCagtttttgaaaaactaaaGGGTAGATTTATGCATGATTTGCAAACTTACACCGTACTTCTTAATGGTTGGTGCAGGTTAAAGAATTTGCTGGAGGCAGGGAGGGTGTGGAATGAGATGATTGATAAGGGATTTAAGCCAGATATTGTTGCACATAATATTATGCTTGAAGGGTTGCTAAGGTGTAAGAAGAAATCTGATGCCATCAAGTTATTTGAAATCATGAAGGCCAAAGGTCCATCTCCCAATGTTAGGAGCTATACAATTATGATTCAGGAATTCTGCAAGCAAAAAATGATGGGAGATGCTGAAGAGTATTTTGATGAAATGATAGATCGTGGGTGTCAACCGGACACTGCACTTTACACGTGTTTGATCACTGGGTTTGGCAGGCAGAGGAAAATGGATTTGATATCTGATCTACTGAAGACAATGAAGGAAAGAGGTTGTCCACCGGACGGGAAAACCTACAATGCTTTGATAAAAGTGATGACAAGCCAGCATATGCCGGATGATGCAATGCGAATATACAAGAAGATGACTCAAAGTGGCATCAAGCCTACCATTCACACTTACAACATGATAATGAAGTCTTATTTTGTGACAAAGAACTATGAAATGGGACATGCCATATGGAATGAGATGCATCATATGGGGTGTTGCCCTGATGATAATTCCTACACTGTATTCATCGGAGGCCTTATAAGACAGGGCATGTCAGGCGAGGCATGTAGATATATAGAGGAAATGATAGGGAAGGGGATGAAAGCTCCTCAACTTGATTATAACAAGTTTGCTGCTGATTTTTCTAAAGCTGGGAATCTTAGCATACTTGAGGAGTTAGCTGAAAAGTTGAAAATTGCCGGTAAATTTGAGGTCTCCGATGTTATTGCCAGTTGGGCTGAGATGATGAGGAAAAGTGCCAATAGAAGAGAGCCTACATATTCAGTTGGGCGGTTCATATAA
- the LOC130956218 gene encoding ethylene-responsive transcription factor ERN2-like, translating into MGAATVERTRSRKKASSRGHHKFVGVRQRPSGRWVAEIKDSLQKVRLWLGTFDTAEDAARAYDTAARALRGVNARTNFDLPAAESGGAAASKRGAGSGFIPDCTEPFSFEDSSEAVADGDGLLGALKAKLFDGKGGGGRFPPPVVQSSMVSRSTQNQNQNQNCSVKNKELFSSSVVMLPNKMNNYNYNNNVNCSSTCSLPCLISTSSNTCSKSVIMTPANANHDDHEGTFNSSHHHHQQFCQTPSPMTTWSNNEVSYDQLPWTHHQENGFLASSSTATLTWPNHLSGVNESNTVDNMGYNTDYHNPGTSNNSRNNSSMQFPLIGGVSNEGFWTMEQQQFLQCEGSNWFASNGYWDPLLFVPSDL; encoded by the coding sequence ATGGGAGCAGCAACAGTGGAAAGAACTCGCAGCAGAAAGAAGGCATCATCTAGAGGACACCATAAATTTGTTGGTGTTCGTCAGAGGCCATCAGGGAGATGGGTGGCTGAGATCAAAGATTCGTTGCAGAAGGTTAGACTCTGGCTTGGAACCTTTGACACGGCTGAAGACGCGGCTAGAGCTTATGACACTGCTGCCAGAGCCTTAAGAGGTGTCAATGCAAGGACAAACTTTGACTTGCCTGCTGCAGAGTCTGGTGGCGCCGCTGCTTCGAAGCGCGGCGCCGGTTCCGGCTTCATTCCTGATTGCACTGAGCCTTTTTCATTTGAGGATTCCAGTGAGGCTGTGGCTGATGGAGATGGGCTTCTTGGTGCACTCAAGGCTAAACTGTTTGATGGAAAGGGCGGAGGAGGGAGGTTTCCTCCGCCGGTTGTTCAATCAAGCATGGTTTCAAGGTCAActcagaatcagaatcagaatcagaacTGTTCTGTGAAGAATAAAGAGTTGTTTTCTTCATCAGTAGTAATGCTCCCTAATAAGatgaataattataattataataataatgtaaaTTGCAGCAGCACTTGTAGTTTGCCATGTTTGATTAGTACTTCATCAAACACTTGTTCTAAGAGTGTGATTATGACCCCTGCTAATGCTAATCATGATGATCATGAAGGAACTTTTAATAgctctcatcatcatcatcaacaattTTGTCAAACCCCATCACCTATGACAACATGGTCAAATAATGAAGTATCATATGATCAATTACCATGGACTCATCATCAAGAGAATGGTTTTCTTGCATCTTCAAGCACAGCTACTCTTACATGGCCTAATCATCTCTCAGGGGTAAATGAGTCAAATACTGTAGATAATATGGGATATAATACAGATTATCATAATCCTGGAACATCAAATAACAGCAGGAATAACAGTAGTATGCAATTTCCTCTGATTGGTGGAGTAAGCAATGAAGGATTTTGGACAATGGAGCAGCAACAATTTCTGCAATGTGAAGGCTCCAATTGGTTTGCTTCTAATGGATATTGGGATCCTCTTCTCTTTGTGCCCTCTGATCTATag
- the LOC130954094 gene encoding WAT1-related protein At3g30340-like: MRNCDEWKPFVVMVAIDFCFAAVNIILKKVLEEGMNHLVFITYRLSIATILLAPIGYFRERNSRPRLTFRVLCYIFFSAIVGASVTQYFFLLGIQYTSATFACAFINMVPVITFIMALPFGLESVNIKCKSGRAKILGTLVCIGGALLLTLYKGKPLFNYSSATSIAKTGTSSSSSSGRWTIGVVALILGTLFWSSWYIVQSSISKRFPCKYSSTAMMTFFGAIQAAFISLSIQHHDFSIWVLKGKLPIIAVLFSGMIGSGLCFVGMSWCVKKRGPVFTAAFSPLVQIMAAMIDIPILHEQLHLGSVLGSMLVMMGLYILLWGKSMEIQNRVIKLVQDSEQSQQTKEQDPEIQEATVSCDYRCH; the protein is encoded by the exons ATGAGGAATTGTGATGAATGGAAACCTTTTGTAGTAATGGTAGCaattgatttttgttttgctGCAGTGAACATTATTCTCAAGAAAGTTCTTGAAGAAGGAATGAACCATTTGGTTTTTATTACATACCGTTTATCAATTGCTACCATTCTCTTAGCTCCAATCGGTTACTTTAGGGAAAG AAACAGTAGGCCAAGGCTCACATTTCGAGTTCTATGTTACATCTTCTTCAGTGCCATTGTGGG GGCATCAGTGACACAATATTTCTTCCTGCTGGGGATCCAATATACTTCTGCTACCTTTGCTTGTGCATTCATCAACATGGTGCCTGTGATCACGTTCATTATGGCATTACCATTCGG GTTAGAGAGTGTGAACATCAAGTGCAAGAGTGGGAGAGCCAAGATTCTTGGGACATTGGTGTGCATAGGGGGTGCATTGTTGTTGACACTCTATAAAGGAAAGCCCTTGTTTAACTATTCTTCTGCAACTTCTATAGCAAAGACAGGAAcaagtagtagtagtagtagtggAAGATGGACCATTGGTGTTGTGGCTTTGATTCTTGGAACATTGTTTTGGTCATCTTGGTATATAGTACAATCAAGCATAAGCAAGAGGTTCCCATGTAAATACTCAAGCACAGCCATGATGACCTTCTTTGGAGCCATTCAAGCAGCTTTCATAAGCTTGTCTATTCAACACCATGATTTCTCCATTTGGGTTCTCAAGGGAAAGCTTCCAATAATTGCTGTTCTCTTCTCT GGGATGATTGGATCAGGATTGTGTTTTGTGGGAATGTCATGGTGTGTGAAGAAGAGGGGTCCAGTGTTCACCGCAGCATTCAGCCCTCTTGTTCAGATCATGGCTGCCATGATTGATATCCCTATCTTGCATGAGCAACTACATCTTGGAAG TGTGTTGGGATCAATGTTGGTGATGATGGGATTATACATTCTTCTGTGGGGTAAGAGCATGGAGATTCAGAATCGTGTTATCAAGTTAGTCCAAGACTCTGAACAAAGTCAACAAACCAAGGAACAAGATCCGGAAATACAAGAAGCTACGGTTTCTTGTGATTACCGGTGTCACTAA
- the LOC130954095 gene encoding target of rapamycin complex subunit LST8-1 yields the protein MSQPTVILATASYDHTIRFWEAKSGRCYRTIQYPDSQVNRMEITPDKRYLAAAGNPHIRLFDVNSNSPQPVMSYDSHTNNVMAVGFQCDGNWMYSGSEDGTVKIWDLRAPGCQREYESRAAVNTVVLHPNQTELISGDQNGNIRVWDLTANSCSCELVPEVDTAVRSLTVMWDGSLVVAANNNGTCYVWRLLRGTQTMTNFEPLHKLQAHKGYYILKCLLSPEFSEPHRYLATASSDHTVKIWNVEGFTLEKTLVGHQRWVWDCVFSVDGAYLITASSDTTARLWNMSSGEDIRVYQGHHKATICCALHDGAEATPS from the exons ATGAGCCAGCCAACGGTGATTCTTGCCACTGCGAGTTATGATCACACCATTCGTTTCTGGGAGGCCAAGAGTGGCCGCTGTTACCGCACCATTCAATATCCTGATTCG CAAGTAAACAGGATGGAGATAACACCGGATAAGCGATACCTGGCTGCAGCTGGTAATCCTCACATTCGACTGTTTGATGTTAATTCAAATAGCCCTCAACCG GTGATGAGCTATGATTCGCATACCAATAATGTAATGGCAGTTGGGTTCCAATGTGATGGTAATTGGATGTATTCTGGTTCAGAGGATGGCACAGTCAAGATCTGGGATTTGAG GGCACCGGGTTGTCAAAGGGAATATGAAAGCCGTGCAGCTGTAAACACTGTTGTATTGCACCCAAATCAG ACTGAACTAATATCTGGTGATCAAAATGGCAATATTCGTGTTTGGGATTTGACAGCAAATTCATGCAGTTGTGAATTG GTGCCAGAGGTGGATACAGCTGTTCGCTCTTTGACAGTAATGTGGGATGGGAGCTTGGTAGTTGCAGCAAATAATAATGGAACTTGTTATGTGTGGCGCCTCTTGCGAGGAACTCAG ACAATGACAAACTTTGAGCCTCTTCATAAGCTGCAAGCACACAAGGGCTATTACATTCTCAAGTGTCTTTTATCACCGGAATTCTCTGAACCTCACAg GTATTTGGCAACTGCATCTTCTGATCATACTGTTAAAATATGGAATGTTGAAGGTTTTACGTTGGAGAAAACATTAGTTG GTCATCAGCGCTGGGTGTGGGATTGTGTCTTCTCTGTAGATGGTGCCTACCTTATAACAG CTTCCTCTGACACAACTGCTAGGCTTTGGAATATGTCAAGTGGTGAAGATATTAGGGTTTACCAAGGTCATCATAAGGCTACTATTTGTTGTGCCCTACACGATGGGGCTGAAGCCACACCTTCATGA